A region of the Pseudarthrobacter sp. MM222 genome:
CGGCTGGATGGACCTCGACGGCGGGACGGTGCTGTTCAGCCCGCACCTGGCCTGGCGCAATGAGCCGTTGCGGGACAATCTGCAGCGGCTGCTGCGCCGTCCCGTGCTGCTGACCAACGACGCCGATGCGGCCGGCTGGGCGGAGTGGCGCTTCGGGGCCGGGCGGGGGGAGAACCGGCTGGTCTGCATCACGCTTGGCACCGGCATCGGAGGCGCGATGGTGATTGACGGTCGGCTGGAGCGCGGCCGCTTTGGCGTGGCGGGGGAATTCGGCCACCAGATCATTCTGCCCGGGGGCCACCGGTGCGAATGCGGCAACCGCGGCTGCTGGGAACAGTACGCCTCCGGCAATGCGCTCGGCCGGGAGGCCCGCGAGCTGGCGGCCGCCAACTCGCCGGTGGCCCAGGAGCTGCTCAAGGCCGTGGACGGCCGGGTGGACAGCATCACGGGCGTGATCGTCACGGATCTGGCCAAGGCCGGGGATCCCACGTCACGCGAACTCCTGGAAGAGGTTGGCGAGTGGCTCGGGCTGGGGCTGGCGAACCTGGCCGCAGCGCTGGATCCGGGAACCTTCGTCATCGGCGGCGGCCTCTGCGACGCCGGCGAGCTGCTCGTGGCACCGGCCCGGAAAGCCTTCGCCAGGAACCTGACCGGACGGGGGTTCCGTCCGGCGGCGCGGATCGAACTCGCGGCGCTCGGTCCCAATGCCGGCCTGATCGGGGCAGCGGACCTGTCCCGGGTCAGCAGCCGCATGCACAGCTAAGGCGCCCGGAGAGCTAAGGCAACAGCGCGGCAACAGCACAGCCAGGGAGGACCCGTTCTAGACGCGGGCGCCGTCGTCGTGCTCGTCCTTCTCGCCCGGAAGCTTCATGATCAAAAAAACCACCGACGCTGCAAAGGCCGCGACGATACCCAGGATGGCCATCAGCGGGGCGGAGCGCCAGAACATGGCGGACATCAGGAGGGCGATCGGGCCGCCGACGGCGCCCAGCCAGGCCAGCACTGTCATCGGGTCCGCGCCGGCCAGGCTGGGCGGCTCCTCCGGCACGAAGGCACCGTCATCGTCGTCGGCCTCGTAGTCCCGGGGCCCGGCCAAAGCCTCCGGATCGTCAGCAGAATCCCGGGCGGAGGAGCCCGGGCCCGGCCCGCCTGTTGGGTCCGGCGTTCGGGCAAGCCGTTCCTTGGCGGAGAGCTCGATAGGCGGGGCTCCGGAGAGTCCCAGGGGGTCGAAGTCGCTGAACGGCCGGGCCGGAGCGGCGTCCCCGGCGGGGTCGCCGGCTGCTTTGTCCTTCGGGTCTGCCGGGCCGGGGCCGCCTTCAAGCCTGGCCACAAGGTCCAGCCAGACGGCGTCGTCCTGGTTGGCCCCTGAATCCGGCGAGGTGGGGTCCGGTCTAGTCATCTGCCGTGTCCTTTGGGCTAGCGTGGGCCGCGTCCGGCGTGCCGGCGGCAACTGCCGAGCGGATAAACTCCGCCGAGCCGCGGAAGATCTCGGGCGCATCGTTGTCCATGGTAGCCACGTGGTAGCTGTTTTCGAGCCGGATGACCTCCAGCGGGGCGTGGGTCAGCCCCCGGCGCAGCGCCAGCATGCTCGAATCGGAGACCACATGGTCCACGGCGGAGCGGTAGACCCGGACCGGCGCGGTGATCCGTGGCAGCAGCCGCACCGTGTCCTTGAACATCTTGTTGAGCTCATGCGCGGCGGCCACCGGGGTGCGGGGATAGGCGCCCTCATTGATCCCTTCCTTGAGGATGTCGTTGGCGATGGCCGGTGTGCTCTTGAGCACGAGCTTGAGGATGCCGGCCAGCGGGGCGCGGGGGTCGTCAATCACGAGACCGGGATTCACCACCACGACGCCGGCCACGGGACGGGTGGCAGCGATCCGGAGCGCCAGGGCACCGCCCATGGACAAGCCGGCTACAACGATGTGCTCGCACTCGTCCGCCAGGTCGAGGTACGCCGCGTCGAGGGCGCCGTGCCAGTCCTGCCACCGAGTGCGGGCCAACTCCTGCCAGCTTGTGCCATGGCCGGGGAGCAAGGGCATCCGTACGGCGTAGCCGGCGTCGGCCAGGGACCGTGCCCAGTCCCGGACGCCGTGCGGACTGCCGGTGAAGCCGTGGGACAGCACGACGCCGGTCCGGGGGCCAGCGCCGGTGAACTGGGCGCTGAACGGCGTATGGTCGGGGCTTGTGCTCATGGGCTCTCCGGTGCTGTTGTGGCCGACGGCGGGGAAGCCGACGCGGACGCTGCGGCTGCGTGCCGCAGGAAGAATCGGCTGGAATGTTCAAAGATCAGCGGCGCATCGACGTCGAGCGTGGCCACGTGGCCGCTGTTCCGCAGCGGGACCACCTCCACGTCGCGGGAGCCAAGACGGCGCCGGAGCAGCTCCAGGGAGGACGGCGGGACCACGATGTCCGTGTCCGACTTGAAGACAAGGGCCGGGGCCTCGACGCCCGGGAGCTCCCTTACTGTGGCCCGGAACAGTCGGCTCAGCTGGTGGACGGCCGCCAGCGGTGTCAGTGAGTAGTCGCCGTCCTCGGTGGGCGCCGCCGTCGGGTTCTGTTCCTGGACCGGGACCGTGGTCCGCTGCAGGTACTTCAGCAACCCGATGTACCGCACCCTGCGGTCGTAGAAGCTCAGCCCCGGGTTGACGACGGCGACTCCGGCGACCTGATGCCGGGCCGCGGCGTGCAGGGCGATGGTGCCGCCCATGGAGAGCCCCGCTACGAAGCACTCCCGGGTTTCCGCGGCCAGTTCCTGGTATGCGGTTTCGAAGGCGGTGTACCAGTCCTGCCAGCTGTGGCGGGCAAGGTCGCGCCAATCGGTGCCGTGGCCGGGCAGCAGCGGAACGGACACGGCGAAGCCCTGGTCGGCCAGATGTTGGGCCCAGGGAAGGATGCTGAGGGGGCTGCCGGTGAAGCCGTGGCAGATCGCCACCCCGATGCCCGCGTTGGCGCCGTGGCCGGGGTAGCTGAACGCTGCGGGCGCCAGGGGAGTGCTGCTTCCGGTCATGTGCCCATGGTGTCACTGTTCGGCGCAAAACTCACTAGAGTAGGGTGTCATTGAAGTGCTGGCCGGACCCGACGAAGGGCCCGCCGGACGCCTTCCGGAGAGGTACACCCGTGTTTTATTGGTTCATGAAGACGTTCGTTCTCGGGCCGGTGCTGAAGACGCTGTTCCGGCCCTGGGTCAAGGGCCTGGATAACGTTCCCGGCGAGGGCGCGGCCATCATCGCCTCGAACCACCTCTCCTTCTCGGATTCCATTTTCATGCCCCTCATGGTGCCCCGCCCCGTTGTGTTCCTGGCAAAATCCGAGTACTTCACCGGCAAGGGAATCAAGGGCAAACTGACGGCGGCCTTTTTCCGGCTGACCAACCAACTGCCGATGGACCGTTCCGGGGGAGCGGCCTCGGCCCAGTCGCTCGACGCGGGCATGGCCGTGCTGAAGAACGGCTCGCTCCTGGGGATCTATCCCGAAGGCACCCGCAGCCCGGACGCGCGGCTGTACCGCGGCAAGGTAGGCGTGGCACGGCTGGCCCTGCAGGCACGGGTCCCGGTGGTCCCGGTGGCCATGATCGGAACGGACAAGGTCCAGCCCATCGGCAAGCGGGTGCCCAATATCCGGCGCATCGGGATGATCTTCGGAGAGCCGCTCGACTTCAGCCGTTACTACGGCATGGAAGATGACCGGCTGATCCAGCGATCTGTCACTGACGAGATCATGTATGCCCTGATGCGGCTCTCCGGCCAGGAATACGTGGACGAATACGCCGCCGCCGTCAAGCTTCGGCTAGCCGGAAAAGTAACCGGAAAGCCTGAAGACGGAGCTAAGGGCGACAGGGCAACACCCGGTAGTGTGTGACGGCCTCCGGGCGGTCAATGACGGACGGCTCCAGGGAACCCTCGCAGGCAACTATCCTTAGAGTGTGACTGAGCTATCTGCGCCTTCGGCCTTTTCCCTGACCAGCACCGCCCAGAGCGGTGCAGCCAACTATCCCGGCCTGGACCGCTGGCGGGACCTGCCGGCCTCCCAGCAGCCGAGCTGGTCGGACCAGGCAGTCTTCGAAGCCTCGGTCAAGGAGCTCTCCGTCCTGCCGCCGCTTGTCTTCGCGGGTGAAGTGGACATCCTGCGGGAGCGGCTCGCGGCTGCGGCACAGGGCAAGGCGTTCCTGCTCCAGGGCGGCGACTGCGCGGAAACGTTCGAGGCCGCCACGGCCGACAAGATCAGCGCCCGCGTCCGCACCATCCTCCAGATGGCCGTCGTCCTGACGTACGGTGCGGCCATGCCGGTCATCAAGATGGGACGCATGGCGGGCCAGTTCGCCAAGCCGCGCTCCTCCAACGACGAGACCCGCGACGGCGTGACGCTGCCGGCGTACCGCGGCGACATCGTCAACGGCTACGACTTCACCCCCGAGACCCGCGCGCACGACGCCAGCCGGATGCTCAAGGCGTACCACACCTCCGCCTCCACCCTGAACCTGATCCGGGCCTTCACCCAGGGCGGTTTCGCTGACCTGCGCCTGGTGCACCAGTGGAACAAGGGCTTCACGGAGAACCCGGCGCACGCCCGCTACGAGTCGCTGGCGCGGGACATTGACCGGGCCATCAAGTTCATGGCCTCCTGCGGGGCCGATTTCGAAGCGCTGAAGCGCGTCGAGTTCTACGCCAGCCACGAGGCGCTGCTGCTGGACTACGAGCGCGCCCTCACCCGGATCGATTCGCGGACCGGTTTCCCGTACGACACCTCCGCGCACTTCCTCTGGATCGGCGAGCGGACCCGCGAGCTGGACAACGCGCACGTCGACTTCCTCTCCCGCGTGCGCAACCCGATCGGTGTGAAGCTGGGCCCGTCCACGAGCGGCGACGACGCCCTGCGGCTGATCGACAAACTGGATCCGGACCGCGAGCCGGGCCGCCTGACCTTCATCACCCGGATGGGGGCGGCTAATATCCGCGAGAAGCTGCCGCGCGTGGTGGAGCGCGTGACCGCCTCCGGCGCCCAGGTCCTGTGGGTCACCGACCCGATGCACGGCAACACGGTCACCTCGCCCAACGGCTACAAGACCCGAAACTTCGACGACGTCATCGATGAGGTGCGCGGCTTCTTCGAGGTCCACCACGCCCTCGGCACCGTCCCGGGCGGACTGCACGTGGAGATGACCGGCGACGACGTGGCCGAGTGCCTCGGCGGTGCCGACCCGGTGGACCAGGAGTCCTTCCTGGACCGCTACGAATCCGTCTGCGATCCCCGGCTGAACCACATGCAGTCCCTTGAAATGGCCTTCCTGGTGGCAGGGGCCCTGTCCAAGCGCTGAGGGTTTCCAGCAAGGAACCGGCCCCTGATGTTCGGCAATGCCGAGCGTCGGGGGCCGATTTTTTTGGCTGAGTGAATCACGTGACCGTGATGGTGATTACCGAACCCTCGGGCTCCAGCCCCACCTTGTCCTGACCGGCAACAATGCCGAGCACGGGTTCACCGAACGCGTACTTCACTTCGACCTCGAATCCGGCATCTCTGAGCACCTTCTCTGCATCCTTTTCGGACATCCGGAATACCGCTGGAACCTGGACCAATTTCGGCCCCTTGGAAATGGTGAGCGTGACGGCGCCGCCCTTGGTCAGGTTCCCGGACGCCGGGTCCTGGGCCAACACGGAGCCCTTGGGGACCCTGCGGTCATTGACGGTCTCCGGGGAGATCACGGCCTTGAGTCCGGCTGTTTCCAAGGCCTTCACCGCGTCCTCCTGCTCCTGGCCGCGGACATCCGGAACCGGGATGGGCTGCGGTCCCTTGGAGACGGTCAGCTCCACCGGAGTGCCGTGCTTCGCGGGAGTGCCGTTGGCGGGGGCCTGGGCCAGGACGGTTCCGGCGGCCGCGGATTCGTCGAATGTCTCTGTGATCTTGCCCAAGGCCATCCCGGCACCGTTGAGCGCTGTTTTGGCTTCGTCCAGGGTCTTCCCGGTCAGCTCCGGCAGCGGGAACAGCTCGGGCCCTTTGGAGACGGCGAGGGACACTGTCTGGAACTTGCGGATGACCTCTCCGGCATCGGGTTCTGATCCGACGACGAGCCCCGGCAAGACGTTGTCGTCATAGACATCATCCTCGGTGGTGAACTGGAAGCCGGCGGTTTTCAGTACTTGCCGCGCTTCCGCCACGGTCTTGTTGGCCAGTTGCGGAATCGTCCCCGGGGAGCCGGGGCCCATCCCGAAGAACCAGCCGGCGCCGGCGGCGAGCAGCGCGGCAAGAACCAGCAGCAGGATCCACAGCAGCCCCCGGCGTCGGGGATTGCCCGCACGCAGGCTCCGGACGGGGGTGGCCGCGGCGCGCAGGCGTGCCTTCTCCTCATCGCGGTCCAGCTTGCGCTGGGTGCGCTTGCTGGCGGGACCCGCCGCTGGGCCAGGACCGTCGTCGCCGTACGAGTCGGCGCCGTAGGTGTCCCGGTCCGGAACCTCGTCCGGGGCGGAGAGCGGGCCGTAGGCCGGGCGCCGCGGAGCCGCGGACATCACCGTGGTGGGATTGCTGCCGCGGGAGATGATTTCGGTGGGCCGTTGGGTCCCGCCGAGCACCTCGGTCCGGGAATGCGGGTCTCCGTCGTCCGCGGGCTCGTTCGGGACAACGTTCCCGCGGCCGCCCTCAGGGGGGCGGCCGACGGCGGGCGGGCCGGGCGGCGGAGGCACGGCGGGGAGAATCGGATGCGCCGCCGGAGGCTGGAGATCGAGTTCGGCGTCGCTCAGGTTGGTCCTGATGTGCCGGAGTTCGGACAGCAGCGTGTTTCCATCCACGGGCCGTTTGTCCGGATCGTTCGCGGTGCACCACTGCACCAGCTCATCGAGTTCCTCGGCCAGGCCCGGGACCAGCTCCGAGGGGGCACCCACGGTTGAGTTGACATGCTGGTAGGCCACCTGGATGGGCACCTCGCCGTCGAAGGGCTGCCGGCCGGTGATCATCTCGTACAGCATGATGCCGACGGAGTAGATGTCGCTGCGGGCGTCGGCCTGCTTTCCCAGAACCAGTTCGGGGGAGAGATACGCCACCGTACCGATCAGGGCTCCCGTGCTGGTGGAAGTGGAGATTGCCCGGGCAAGTCCGAAGTCCCCGACCTTGATCCGGCCGTCGTCGGCGATGAGCACGTTTTCGGGCTTGATGTCCCGGTGGATCAGGCCGGCGGCATGGGCGGCACCGAGTCCTTCCACCACGGGGGCGATCAGGGCCAGGGCGAGGCGCGGCGGAAGCGCACCTCTTTGCTTGAGAACGTCCCGCAGGGTGTGGCCCTTGATGTACTCCATGACGAGGTACGCGATCCGGCCGTCCTCGCCCTGGTCGAGGACCCCGACGACGTGAGGGTGGGACAGCCGGGCCGCCGCCTTGGCCTCGCGCCCGAGGCGGTCCAGGAACTGGGGGTCTCCGGCGAGGTGCGGGTGCAGCACCTTGAGGGCCACATCGCGCTCGAGCCGGCGGTCCGTAGCCAGATAGACGGTGGACATGCCGCCGCTGGCCAATCTGGACTGGATCAGGTACCGGCCATCCACCAAGGTGCCAACGAGAGGGTCCGACGTGTTTTCCTGCACCTTACGATCCTAAACGTTGCACGGAAACGGGCCCGGATCAACATGAGATCCGGACCCGTATCGTTATCCTTCATGGAGCCCCGGCAGAAACGCCGGGGGGCCGCTCCGTCTCTATCCTGTGGACCTGTCCCGGGACCTAGCCGAAGTTCTGCTGGTGGGCCTTGATGGAGGCCACATACTGCTTGGTGTCCTCGAACATCCCGTTGGTGCTGACCGAATACTGGCCCTGGTAGTAGCCTGCGATCGCGTTGTCCAGGTCGCTGCTGGTGCGGACCAGTTGGCGGATGATGGCGACGCCGGCGGTGGCGTTGTCGTAGGGGTCCAGCAGGTTCAGCTGGCGGCCCACGAGGTCAGATGCCCACTCGCCCGAAGACGGGATCACCTGCATGGTGCCGATGGCGTTGGCGGGGGACACCGCGCGCTGGTCGAAACCCGACTCCTGATGGGCGAAGGCCAGTGCCAGGGAGGAATCCACGCCCATCCGGCGGGCCGTATCGGCCACGATGGCTTTCATCTGCTCCCGGCTCGGGACCGGGGCGGCGTTGAGCAAGGCCTTGTTCTGGTTGGCCGAGCTGACCACCGCTTCCGGGTAGGTGAAGCCAAGGAAGGTGCTGGGCACCAGCGGAGTCACCGTCGCCGGAGGCTGGCTCGGCGCCGGAGTCTGGCTCGAAGCCGGTGCGATGGACCCACCGGCAAGCACCAGCTTCTGGCCGGGGTAGATGATGGTGCTCATGGTCAGCCGGTTGGCGGAGAGGATGTCGGCGAGCTTGACGCCATTCCGGGCTGCGATTCCCGAGAGCGTGTCGCCGGTCTTGATGGTGTACGAACCCGAGGCGGGTGCGGCCGGGGTGGCCGCCGGAGTCGCAGCCGGCGCCACCGGAGCCGGGGCTGCCGGGGCGGGGGCTGTGCCGCCGGAGCCGAGCTGGATTTTCTGGCCCGGGTAGATGATGGAGCCCATGTTCAGGCCGTTCCATCCGAAGACCTCGGAGAGCTGGACGCCATGCCGGGCTGCGATCGCGCCCAGGGTGTCGCCCGGCTTCACGGTGTAGGAACTACCGGTGGATGCCGGTGCGCTCGGCTGTGCCGCCGGAGCCTCTGCCGGTGCGTCCCCGCCAAGCTTGATCTTCTGCCCCGGGTAGATGATGGTGTTGGCCTGCAGGTTGTTCAGGGACAGCACGGCGTTCGTGTCCAGGCCGAACTTCCCGGCGATTCCGCTGATGGTGTCGCCGCGCTCGATGGTGTACTCGGCCGGGGCCGAGGCCTGGGCCGGACGCATTGAACTCGGGATGGCCGCCGAGACCGAGCTGGACGGAATGCGGGCGGACACCAGCTGGGTTGCGGCCTGGGCCTGGGCGCGCATGGCCGCGGCCAGGGTGGCCGGGATGGACCGGGTGCGGGACTCCGCTGACGCCGGCTGGGCAACCGCCAGGGAGGAAAGGACGACTGCGGGAAGGGCCGCCGTCGTCGCCGCAATCAATGGCAGGCTGGGCCGCGCCGGGTGCTTCGGCGAACGGAACGTCGTCATGGGAAAGATCCTCTTCTCAGCGGCGAACGCTGCGGGTCAGGCCGGTGTTACTGGCGTTACCAGTGTGACCAATGTTAATGCTGTTACAAATGTGATCTATGTGAATCTCTCATGAATTGGTGGTTAGCACAAGAACAGTCGGACATTATGCAAACAAACACTTCGGGAGTGTCGGGCAGAATGTGCTGATTAATAGGGCCTTGATTCGGGACGGCATTACAAGGGTCCTTTGGCCGTGGTGGCCCTCGGGTGTCCGCACGAGGCCCGGGGCGGCGGCAGTTGGCGCCGGGCCACGACTAGGCGCAGAAGCATCCGCCATGGCAATCTTGATCCGTGAGTACTGTAGAAAGCCTTGTGGGCGAATGGCTGCCCCTGCCCGATGTTGCCCAGCTTCTGAATGTTTCCATTACGAAGGTCCACGCGCTCCTCGATGAACGTGCCCTGGCGGCCCTGCGGATCGGTGACCGGCGGATTCGTTCGGTGCCCGCGGCATTCATCCAGGACGGCCACGCGGTGGAGAGCCTTAAGGGCACCGTTGTGGTCCTGTCGGACGCAGGTTACTCGGACGAGGAACTCATCACCTGGCTCTTCACTCCGGACGAGTCGCTCCGCGGGCGCCCGATCGACGCCCTCCGCGAAGGGCGCAAGACGGAGATCCGCCGCCGGGCACAGTCCCTGGCCTGGTAGCACGCATTTTCCCCGGCGAGTCTGCGGACCCGCCGGGGGCAGCCCGGTCCCCTTGGAGGCGTGTCAGGCCGTTCGGCTGACCGTGGCCTCGGCCAGCTTGCGCAGCGCGGTCTTGGGCAGCTCCTCCAGCGGCAGCAGATCGAGGGCCGCGAAGGCCGCGCGTCCGAACTCCTCAATCAACACCTCTGTGGCGTGCAGTGCGCCGCAGTCAACGATGATGCGGCGGATTTCGTCGATGTCCGCCTCATCCAGCTCGGGGTTCCCCAGCCGGGCATCGATGAACGCCGATTCGGCCGGCGTGGCCTGGTCCAGGGCAAACGCCACCAGGACAGTACGCTTTCCCTCGCGCAGATCATCCCCGGCAGGCTTGCCGGTAGTGACCGGGTCGCCGAAGACGCCCAGCACGTCGTCCCGAAGCTGGAAGGCCTCGCCCAGCGGGAGGGCAAAGGCCGAATAGCCGCGAAGCAGCTCGTCCGACGCGCCGGCCAGCGCCCCGCCCAGGGCCAGGGGGTGCTCGGTGGAGTACTTCGCGGACTTGAAGCGGATGATCGACTGTGCCCGGCTGACAGCGCCGGCCCGGTCCCGCCGCGGTCCGGCAACCTCTTCCAGGATGTCCAGGTACTGACCGGCCATGACCTCTGCACGCATCAGGTTGAAGATCAGCCGTGCCCGGCTGCCCGAAGCGGCCCGCTCCCCGATTTCCGTGAACGACTCCTCGCTGAAGGACAAGCACAGGTCTCCGGTGAGGATGGCCGCCGCGTGGCCGAACCGTTCCCGGTCCAGCGCCCAGCCCTGGGTCTCGTGGAGGTCGCT
Encoded here:
- a CDS encoding ROK family glucokinase — encoded protein: MHTPMPGPQPAPYRRPAAWRRRIRDGAAAGTAGAVAGQGLREHLRLGRKGLAIGVDIGGTKVAAGVVDAEGRILSQARRSTPGNDPRAVEQVIVELVEELGRGHRIWSVGIGAAGWMDLDGGTVLFSPHLAWRNEPLRDNLQRLLRRPVLLTNDADAAGWAEWRFGAGRGENRLVCITLGTGIGGAMVIDGRLERGRFGVAGEFGHQIILPGGHRCECGNRGCWEQYASGNALGREARELAAANSPVAQELLKAVDGRVDSITGVIVTDLAKAGDPTSRELLEEVGEWLGLGLANLAAALDPGTFVIGGGLCDAGELLVAPARKAFARNLTGRGFRPAARIELAALGPNAGLIGAADLSRVSSRMHS
- a CDS encoding alpha/beta hydrolase — encoded protein: MSTSPDHTPFSAQFTGAGPRTGVVLSHGFTGSPHGVRDWARSLADAGYAVRMPLLPGHGTSWQELARTRWQDWHGALDAAYLDLADECEHIVVAGLSMGGALALRIAATRPVAGVVVVNPGLVIDDPRAPLAGILKLVLKSTPAIANDILKEGINEGAYPRTPVAAAHELNKMFKDTVRLLPRITAPVRVYRSAVDHVVSDSSMLALRRGLTHAPLEVIRLENSYHVATMDNDAPEIFRGSAEFIRSAVAAGTPDAAHASPKDTADD
- a CDS encoding class II 3-deoxy-7-phosphoheptulonate synthase; its protein translation is MTELSAPSAFSLTSTAQSGAANYPGLDRWRDLPASQQPSWSDQAVFEASVKELSVLPPLVFAGEVDILRERLAAAAQGKAFLLQGGDCAETFEAATADKISARVRTILQMAVVLTYGAAMPVIKMGRMAGQFAKPRSSNDETRDGVTLPAYRGDIVNGYDFTPETRAHDASRMLKAYHTSASTLNLIRAFTQGGFADLRLVHQWNKGFTENPAHARYESLARDIDRAIKFMASCGADFEALKRVEFYASHEALLLDYERALTRIDSRTGFPYDTSAHFLWIGERTRELDNAHVDFLSRVRNPIGVKLGPSTSGDDALRLIDKLDPDREPGRLTFITRMGAANIREKLPRVVERVTASGAQVLWVTDPMHGNTVTSPNGYKTRNFDDVIDEVRGFFEVHHALGTVPGGLHVEMTGDDVAECLGGADPVDQESFLDRYESVCDPRLNHMQSLEMAFLVAGALSKR
- a CDS encoding lytic transglycosylase domain-containing protein; the protein is MTTFRSPKHPARPSLPLIAATTAALPAVVLSSLAVAQPASAESRTRSIPATLAAAMRAQAQAATQLVSARIPSSSVSAAIPSSMRPAQASAPAEYTIERGDTISGIAGKFGLDTNAVLSLNNLQANTIIYPGQKIKLGGDAPAEAPAAQPSAPASTGSSYTVKPGDTLGAIAARHGVQLSEVFGWNGLNMGSIIYPGQKIQLGSGGTAPAPAAPAPVAPAATPAATPAAPASGSYTIKTGDTLSGIAARNGVKLADILSANRLTMSTIIYPGQKLVLAGGSIAPASSQTPAPSQPPATVTPLVPSTFLGFTYPEAVVSSANQNKALLNAAPVPSREQMKAIVADTARRMGVDSSLALAFAHQESGFDQRAVSPANAIGTMQVIPSSGEWASDLVGRQLNLLDPYDNATAGVAIIRQLVRTSSDLDNAIAGYYQGQYSVSTNGMFEDTKQYVASIKAHQQNFG
- a CDS encoding alpha/beta hydrolase, which translates into the protein MTGSSTPLAPAAFSYPGHGANAGIGVAICHGFTGSPLSILPWAQHLADQGFAVSVPLLPGHGTDWRDLARHSWQDWYTAFETAYQELAAETRECFVAGLSMGGTIALHAAARHQVAGVAVVNPGLSFYDRRVRYIGLLKYLQRTTVPVQEQNPTAAPTEDGDYSLTPLAAVHQLSRLFRATVRELPGVEAPALVFKSDTDIVVPPSSLELLRRRLGSRDVEVVPLRNSGHVATLDVDAPLIFEHSSRFFLRHAAAASASASPPSATTAPESP
- a CDS encoding Stk1 family PASTA domain-containing Ser/Thr kinase — encoded protein: MQENTSDPLVGTLVDGRYLIQSRLASGGMSTVYLATDRRLERDVALKVLHPHLAGDPQFLDRLGREAKAAARLSHPHVVGVLDQGEDGRIAYLVMEYIKGHTLRDVLKQRGALPPRLALALIAPVVEGLGAAHAAGLIHRDIKPENVLIADDGRIKVGDFGLARAISTSTSTGALIGTVAYLSPELVLGKQADARSDIYSVGIMLYEMITGRQPFDGEVPIQVAYQHVNSTVGAPSELVPGLAEELDELVQWCTANDPDKRPVDGNTLLSELRHIRTNLSDAELDLQPPAAHPILPAVPPPPGPPAVGRPPEGGRGNVVPNEPADDGDPHSRTEVLGGTQRPTEIISRGSNPTTVMSAAPRRPAYGPLSAPDEVPDRDTYGADSYGDDGPGPAAGPASKRTQRKLDRDEEKARLRAAATPVRSLRAGNPRRRGLLWILLLVLAALLAAGAGWFFGMGPGSPGTIPQLANKTVAEARQVLKTAGFQFTTEDDVYDDNVLPGLVVGSEPDAGEVIRKFQTVSLAVSKGPELFPLPELTGKTLDEAKTALNGAGMALGKITETFDESAAAGTVLAQAPANGTPAKHGTPVELTVSKGPQPIPVPDVRGQEQEDAVKALETAGLKAVISPETVNDRRVPKGSVLAQDPASGNLTKGGAVTLTISKGPKLVQVPAVFRMSEKDAEKVLRDAGFEVEVKYAFGEPVLGIVAGQDKVGLEPEGSVITITVT
- a CDS encoding Rv2175c family DNA-binding protein produces the protein MSTVESLVGEWLPLPDVAQLLNVSITKVHALLDERALAALRIGDRRIRSVPAAFIQDGHAVESLKGTVVVLSDAGYSDEELITWLFTPDESLRGRPIDALREGRKTEIRRRAQSLAW
- a CDS encoding polyprenyl synthetase family protein; this translates as MTLAEQLRVEQTGYVAAVAGKLTDFLSTRQAVMSSISQDIDPLMGSISNLVTGGKRLRALMCYWGWRGAGGEPGAGEVVTAGSALELFQAAALIHDDIIDRSDTRRGGPSVHRRFSDLHETQGWALDRERFGHAAAILTGDLCLSFSEESFTEIGERAASGSRARLIFNLMRAEVMAGQYLDILEEVAGPRRDRAGAVSRAQSIIRFKSAKYSTEHPLALGGALAGASDELLRGYSAFALPLGEAFQLRDDVLGVFGDPVTTGKPAGDDLREGKRTVLVAFALDQATPAESAFIDARLGNPELDEADIDEIRRIIVDCGALHATEVLIEEFGRAAFAALDLLPLEELPKTALRKLAEATVSRTA
- a CDS encoding lysophospholipid acyltransferase family protein, with product MFYWFMKTFVLGPVLKTLFRPWVKGLDNVPGEGAAIIASNHLSFSDSIFMPLMVPRPVVFLAKSEYFTGKGIKGKLTAAFFRLTNQLPMDRSGGAASAQSLDAGMAVLKNGSLLGIYPEGTRSPDARLYRGKVGVARLALQARVPVVPVAMIGTDKVQPIGKRVPNIRRIGMIFGEPLDFSRYYGMEDDRLIQRSVTDEIMYALMRLSGQEYVDEYAAAVKLRLAGKVTGKPEDGAKGDRATPGSV